The following coding sequences lie in one Gammaproteobacteria bacterium genomic window:
- a CDS encoding PhzF family phenazine biosynthesis protein, with protein sequence MELDFRTLDVFTEETFGGNPLGVFPDAAHLPAELMQKVAREMNLAETVFLGPPETPEGTARVRIFTPEVEVPFAGHPTMGAAIYLASTQPVRRGAGVRRTGDGHAELVLEENVGMVPASVEYRRGRPVFAQFTTAMLPERRESPHPPEQLAAMVGLEADDLGGDRPRPLTPAMMSCGLPFHVIPIRTVAALGRAVLDMALWRDTLADTWAHHVYLVCPLFGGDVRVRMFAPGSGVPEDPATGSAAAVLGGYLGDASRQLNGTLRWQVAQGEEIRRPSLIRVEVDKVAGRITAVRVGGAATFVSRGTMTIPGSPIAPAEGHRASWLARYAKRL encoded by the coding sequence ATGGAACTCGACTTCAGAACCCTCGACGTCTTCACGGAGGAGACCTTCGGCGGCAACCCGCTCGGCGTCTTCCCGGACGCGGCACATCTGCCGGCGGAGCTGATGCAGAAGGTGGCGCGCGAGATGAACCTGGCCGAAACGGTGTTCCTGGGACCTCCGGAGACGCCGGAGGGGACGGCGCGGGTGCGCATCTTCACGCCCGAGGTGGAGGTGCCGTTCGCGGGGCATCCGACCATGGGTGCCGCGATCTATCTGGCGAGCACGCAACCGGTTCGGCGAGGGGCCGGCGTTCGGCGGACCGGGGACGGACACGCCGAGCTGGTGCTCGAGGAAAACGTCGGCATGGTGCCCGCATCGGTGGAGTACCGGCGCGGCCGCCCGGTGTTCGCGCAGTTCACCACGGCGATGCTGCCGGAGCGGCGCGAGTCGCCGCACCCGCCGGAGCAGTTGGCCGCGATGGTCGGCCTGGAGGCGGACGATCTCGGGGGCGATCGTCCCCGCCCCCTCACTCCCGCCATGATGTCCTGCGGCCTTCCGTTTCACGTGATCCCGATACGCACCGTCGCCGCTCTTGGCCGCGCCGTCCTCGACATGGCGCTCTGGCGGGACACGCTCGCGGATACATGGGCGCACCACGTCTACCTGGTGTGCCCGCTCTTCGGCGGGGATGTACGGGTGCGCATGTTCGCGCCCGGATCGGGCGTGCCCGAGGACCCGGCCACCGGCTCGGCGGCCGCGGTGCTGGGAGGCTACCTGGGCGACGCCAGCCGGCAATTGAACGGCACCCTCCGCTGGCAGGTCGCGCAGGGCGAGGAGATTCGCCGACCCAGCCTCATCAGGGTCGAGGTCGACAAGGTCGCCGGCCGCATCACCGCCGTCCGGGTTGGTGGCGCCGCGACCTTCGTCAGCCGCGGCACAATGACCATTCCCGGGTCGCCGATCGCTCCCGCGGAAGGCCACCGCGCCTCCTGGCTGGCGCGCTACGCCAAGCGGCTCTGA
- a CDS encoding lactate dehydrogenase — MNAVEIEEAVSALSASPFDPAEFPFAFLEAFGNKKTTIKRLRAGTTNRSDIGGVLQRSHIHMKIAPPGETPAALDALRASPETARAKAKFVLATDGREFHAEDLESGDIVVSEYADLHEHFGFFLPLAGITTVKQIRESAFDIKATGRLNRLYLELLKENPDWEAPSRRHEMNHFMARLIFCFFAEDTDIFPDQASFTDTLAQMSDPDGSNTHDVLDELFRAMKTPVRDRAAARPPGWAARFPYVNGGLFSDSTEAPRFSRIARSYLLHIGNLDWTKINPDIFGSMIQAVAVEEERGNLGMHYTSVPNILKVLNPLFLDDLREKLEAAGDNGRKLLSLRKRMARIRVFDPACGSGNFLVIAYKEMRAIEAEINRRRGESERRSAIPISNFRGIEIGDFSAEIARLALVIAEYQCNVNYLGQKEAAAVVLPLDKANWITCANALRLDWSRVCPPTGTGVKLVSDDLFHTPLNQAEIDFENEGGETFICGNPPYLGSQGQTAQQKADLESVFEGRTKRWKSLDYVAGWFMKAADYGAQTPAASAFVATNSVCQGRQVATLWPLVSGTGHSIAFAHTSFKWANLASHNAGVTVVIVGLSNRPGSVRRLYADGTDGEATVRTTGNISPYLVPGPDVLVRPRRKPLAQLPKMSFGNMPNDDGNLLLDRPDSEEAIRRHGVNLRFIRSFVGSQEFIRGSERRCIWVTDEGLSEATENEWLAARFEAVRAKRAASDRETTRQLADSPHRFGEVRQSGSETAIVVPRHSSEGRRYLPVGYIADGTIIGDSAAAIFDAPLWHLALIASRLHLVWIATVCGKLETRYRYSNTLGWNTFPVPMLTENNRRDLTACAENILLAREAHFPATIAALYAADSMPENLQAAHERNDEVLERIYIGRRFRNDSERLEKLFALYTNMAN, encoded by the coding sequence ATGAATGCCGTAGAGATTGAAGAGGCCGTCTCCGCCCTCTCGGCAAGTCCTTTCGATCCGGCGGAGTTTCCCTTCGCCTTCTTGGAGGCCTTCGGAAACAAGAAGACGACCATTAAGCGGCTCCGCGCCGGCACCACCAATCGATCCGACATCGGCGGGGTCCTCCAGCGAAGCCACATCCACATGAAAATCGCGCCGCCAGGCGAAACCCCCGCTGCGCTCGACGCCCTGAGGGCGAGTCCAGAAACCGCCCGAGCCAAGGCGAAGTTCGTCTTGGCGACGGATGGACGAGAGTTCCATGCCGAGGATCTGGAGAGCGGTGACATCGTCGTGTCCGAGTACGCCGACCTCCACGAGCATTTCGGTTTCTTCCTGCCACTGGCCGGAATCACTACCGTCAAGCAGATCCGCGAGAGTGCCTTCGACATCAAGGCAACGGGTCGACTGAATCGGCTCTATCTCGAGCTCCTGAAGGAGAATCCCGACTGGGAGGCTCCGAGTCGGCGTCATGAGATGAATCACTTCATGGCACGGCTCATCTTCTGCTTCTTCGCTGAGGACACGGACATCTTCCCCGATCAAGCGTCGTTCACGGATACGCTCGCCCAAATGAGCGACCCTGACGGATCCAACACTCACGACGTACTGGACGAACTCTTTCGTGCCATGAAAACCCCTGTTCGGGATCGAGCAGCGGCGCGCCCTCCCGGCTGGGCCGCGCGGTTCCCGTACGTCAACGGAGGACTCTTCTCGGACTCTACGGAGGCTCCGCGCTTCAGCCGGATCGCACGCTCCTACCTGCTGCACATCGGGAACCTCGATTGGACGAAGATCAACCCAGATATCTTCGGATCGATGATCCAGGCTGTCGCGGTCGAGGAAGAGCGTGGCAACTTGGGGATGCACTACACGAGCGTGCCGAATATTCTGAAGGTCCTGAACCCGCTCTTCCTCGACGATCTGCGCGAAAAGCTGGAAGCTGCCGGCGATAACGGTCGGAAGCTCTTGAGTCTTCGAAAACGAATGGCGCGGATCCGCGTGTTCGACCCTGCGTGCGGTTCCGGTAATTTCCTCGTGATCGCGTACAAGGAGATGCGGGCGATCGAGGCGGAAATCAACAGGCGCCGAGGGGAGAGCGAGCGCCGTTCCGCCATCCCAATCAGTAACTTCCGTGGAATCGAAATCGGTGACTTCTCGGCCGAAATCGCACGTCTTGCTCTCGTCATCGCCGAGTACCAGTGCAACGTGAACTACCTCGGACAGAAGGAAGCTGCGGCGGTGGTTCTGCCGCTCGACAAGGCGAACTGGATCACGTGCGCGAATGCCCTGCGGCTCGACTGGAGCCGGGTTTGTCCCCCCACAGGAACCGGGGTCAAACTCGTTTCCGACGACCTTTTCCACACTCCGCTCAACCAGGCCGAGATCGATTTTGAGAATGAAGGTGGGGAGACCTTTATCTGTGGGAATCCGCCTTATCTCGGGAGCCAAGGGCAGACTGCGCAGCAGAAGGCCGACCTCGAGAGCGTATTCGAGGGTCGGACCAAGAGGTGGAAATCACTCGATTACGTTGCCGGCTGGTTCATGAAGGCAGCCGACTACGGCGCACAGACCCCAGCAGCATCGGCTTTCGTAGCTACGAATTCGGTCTGTCAGGGACGCCAAGTGGCGACGCTCTGGCCGCTAGTCTCCGGGACCGGGCACAGTATCGCATTCGCTCACACCAGCTTCAAGTGGGCTAATCTCGCGAGCCACAACGCCGGGGTGACGGTGGTGATTGTGGGGCTGTCAAACCGCCCCGGTTCGGTTCGTCGGCTGTATGCCGATGGAACCGACGGGGAGGCAACCGTCCGCACGACGGGGAACATCAGTCCCTACCTCGTGCCTGGTCCCGATGTCTTGGTGCGTCCCCGCAGGAAGCCGTTGGCGCAACTGCCCAAAATGAGCTTTGGCAACATGCCTAACGACGACGGCAACCTCCTGCTGGATCGGCCCGACTCGGAGGAGGCGATTCGTCGTCATGGGGTGAATCTGCGCTTCATTCGCTCGTTCGTGGGCTCTCAGGAGTTCATCCGTGGTTCGGAACGCAGATGCATCTGGGTCACCGATGAAGGACTCTCCGAGGCCACGGAAAACGAGTGGCTTGCTGCCCGCTTCGAAGCGGTTCGGGCGAAGCGGGCAGCCTCTGATCGAGAGACTACGAGGCAACTGGCCGACTCGCCACATCGATTTGGCGAGGTGAGGCAATCGGGCTCGGAGACCGCCATCGTCGTCCCCAGGCACTCCTCCGAGGGCCGACGGTATCTGCCTGTCGGGTACATCGCAGATGGTACGATAATTGGTGACTCTGCCGCTGCTATCTTCGATGCCCCTCTCTGGCATCTGGCACTCATTGCCTCTCGCCTCCATCTAGTCTGGATCGCCACTGTCTGTGGCAAGCTCGAAACGCGATACCGCTACTCGAACACGCTAGGCTGGAACACCTTCCCCGTACCGATGCTCACGGAGAACAACCGAAGGGATCTAACGGCTTGCGCCGAGAACATTCTGTTGGCACGGGAGGCGCATTTCCCCGCAACAATCGCTGCTCTCTATGCTGCGGACAGCATGCCAGAGAATCTGCAGGCCGCTCACGAGCGAAACGACGAAGTGCTGGAGCGCATCTACATCGGCCGGCGCTTCAGGAACGACTCCGAGCGGCTGGAGAAGCTGTTCGCGCTTTACACCAACATGGCCAACTGA
- a CDS encoding DEAD/DEAH box helicase, with translation MTTTKSIPSVSVSYAQTGRTTQSNEFGMRPMQERAWEKRGEQYLLIKSPPASGKSRALMFIALDKLANQGLRQAVIVVPEKTIGASFADVPLSRFGFWADWTVRPKWNLCSAPGTDGGRVKSLKAFLDGNDKVLVCTHATFRFAMDRFGVEAFDNRLIAVDEFHHASANPDNKLGLHVGQLMARDKVHITAMTGSYFRGDAEPVLMPEDEERFQTVTYTYYEQLNGYEHLKRLDIGYFFYTGNYADDILSVLDPNEKTIIHIPNVNSRESTKDKIREVEHILEELGEWQGADPDTGFQLVETAEGRLLRIADLVDDNPARRDRVAAALRDPRQNGDRDHVDIIIALGMAKEGFDWIWCDHALTVGYRSSLTEVVQIIGRATRDAPGKARARFTNLIAEPDASEEAVTEAVNDTLKAIAASLLMEQVLAPRFNFTAKTDASRPVEGLDYGDEGYDPDRCNVGVNEENGELTIEIKGLVEPKSEAAKRICAEDLTEVITAFMQDRVAVERGLLDEDLVPEELTQVRMGKIVKGKFPELDEEDQEAVREHAIAALNLTQQAKRATVEDGEGDKDDESSNSANTALIDGVRRFVMDVRDLDIDLIDRINPFGEAYAILAKAMNEERLKQVAAVITAKKVRITPDEARDLARRALRFKRERGRLPSITAPDPWEQRMAEGVAFLARMAAEAAGA, from the coding sequence ATGACCACCACCAAGAGCATTCCATCCGTCTCCGTAAGCTACGCCCAGACTGGACGCACCACCCAGTCGAACGAGTTCGGCATGCGCCCCATGCAGGAACGGGCATGGGAGAAACGGGGAGAGCAGTATCTTCTGATCAAATCACCCCCGGCCTCAGGGAAGAGCCGGGCGTTGATGTTCATCGCGCTCGACAAGCTTGCCAACCAGGGCCTACGCCAAGCGGTCATCGTCGTCCCCGAAAAGACCATCGGTGCAAGCTTCGCGGACGTGCCGCTCAGCCGCTTCGGTTTCTGGGCGGACTGGACCGTCCGGCCGAAGTGGAACCTATGCAGCGCGCCCGGAACGGACGGGGGCAGGGTCAAGTCGCTGAAGGCTTTTCTGGATGGTAACGACAAGGTGCTCGTCTGCACACACGCGACCTTCCGGTTTGCCATGGACCGGTTCGGCGTAGAGGCATTCGACAACCGGCTCATTGCGGTGGACGAGTTCCACCACGCCTCAGCAAATCCGGACAACAAGCTCGGCTTACACGTCGGGCAGCTCATGGCGCGGGACAAAGTTCACATCACGGCGATGACGGGGTCCTATTTCCGAGGCGATGCCGAGCCCGTACTGATGCCCGAGGACGAGGAACGGTTCCAAACCGTCACCTATACGTACTACGAGCAACTGAACGGCTACGAGCATCTCAAGCGTCTTGACATCGGCTACTTCTTCTACACGGGGAACTACGCCGACGACATCCTGAGCGTCCTCGACCCGAACGAAAAGACGATCATCCATATCCCGAACGTCAACTCACGAGAGAGCACGAAGGACAAAATCCGCGAGGTCGAGCACATCCTCGAGGAACTGGGCGAGTGGCAGGGGGCGGATCCCGATACGGGATTCCAACTGGTGGAGACCGCCGAGGGGCGGCTGCTCCGCATCGCGGACCTCGTCGACGATAACCCCGCACGCCGGGATCGCGTCGCCGCAGCACTCCGGGATCCCCGGCAGAACGGCGACCGCGACCATGTGGACATCATCATCGCACTTGGGATGGCGAAGGAAGGCTTCGACTGGATCTGGTGCGATCACGCGCTGACCGTCGGGTACCGGTCCAGCCTGACCGAGGTCGTGCAGATTATCGGTCGCGCTACCCGCGACGCCCCGGGGAAGGCCCGGGCTCGCTTTACGAATCTGATCGCCGAACCGGATGCTTCGGAGGAGGCCGTCACCGAGGCCGTCAACGACACCCTCAAGGCGATCGCCGCGAGCCTCCTCATGGAGCAGGTGCTCGCGCCACGCTTCAACTTCACGGCGAAGACGGATGCGAGCAGGCCGGTCGAAGGGCTCGACTACGGCGACGAGGGATACGATCCAGACCGGTGCAATGTGGGGGTCAACGAAGAGAATGGGGAACTCACCATCGAGATCAAGGGGCTTGTTGAACCGAAGAGTGAGGCGGCAAAGCGCATCTGCGCGGAAGACCTCACTGAAGTGATCACGGCGTTCATGCAAGACAGGGTCGCGGTAGAACGCGGACTCCTCGACGAAGACCTCGTACCCGAGGAGCTGACGCAGGTGCGGATGGGTAAGATCGTCAAGGGGAAGTTCCCGGAACTCGACGAGGAAGACCAAGAAGCGGTGCGCGAGCACGCGATCGCAGCACTCAACCTGACACAGCAAGCGAAGCGAGCAACGGTGGAAGATGGCGAAGGCGACAAGGACGATGAATCTAGCAACAGCGCGAATACCGCCCTGATCGACGGCGTGCGGCGGTTCGTCATGGATGTTCGGGATCTCGACATCGACCTGATCGACCGGATCAATCCGTTCGGCGAGGCCTACGCGATCCTTGCGAAGGCGATGAACGAAGAGCGCCTCAAGCAGGTGGCCGCCGTGATCACGGCGAAGAAGGTACGGATCACGCCTGATGAGGCTCGGGACCTCGCGAGGCGCGCCCTCCGGTTCAAGCGTGAGCGCGGCCGCCTGCCTTCTATCACCGCGCCGGATCCCTGGGAGCAGCGCATGGCCGAGGGTGTGGCCTTTCTCGCCCGAATGGCGGCGGAGGCAGCCGGTGCCTAA